In Acidaminococcus fermentans DSM 20731, one genomic interval encodes:
- a CDS encoding glycosyltransferase family 2 protein → MKKISFVVPVFNEEENIHEFHRRLTQVMAPLPYDYEILFIDDGSRDRTSLLIRELAEKDSHVQGYVFARNFGHQLALTCGLDQSTGDAVISMDGDLQHPPEMVPDLLKKWEEGYEIVQTVRKSTEDATWFKSITSRLYYKLINSMSEVRITPGGSDFRLMDRKAVDALNRFRERARFIRGMVNNLGFRYTTLEFVAPPRFAGHSKFSLRKMLRFALDGITAFSRVPLRLALYVGCIAGLGSILLIGHVIYVKYIVQDAVPGWTTLAAAEFFLGGVELIGIGIVGEYVGRIFDEVKQRPLYIIREHIVKNGNSR, encoded by the coding sequence ATGAAAAAGATTTCTTTTGTCGTGCCCGTCTTCAATGAAGAGGAAAATATCCATGAGTTTCACAGGCGCCTTACGCAAGTAATGGCGCCTTTGCCGTATGACTATGAAATCCTGTTCATTGACGATGGATCCAGGGACCGGACCAGTCTGCTGATCCGGGAACTGGCGGAAAAAGATTCCCATGTCCAGGGGTATGTGTTTGCCCGGAACTTCGGCCATCAGCTGGCCCTGACCTGCGGTCTGGACCAGTCCACCGGGGACGCGGTGATTTCCATGGACGGGGATCTTCAGCATCCTCCGGAAATGGTGCCGGACCTTCTGAAAAAATGGGAAGAGGGCTATGAAATCGTCCAGACCGTGCGGAAATCCACGGAGGACGCTACCTGGTTCAAAAGTATAACGTCCCGCTTATACTACAAACTGATCAATTCCATGAGCGAGGTCCGGATCACTCCCGGGGGCAGCGACTTCCGGCTTATGGACAGGAAAGCGGTGGATGCCCTGAACCGGTTCCGGGAACGGGCCCGGTTCATCCGGGGCATGGTGAACAACCTGGGGTTCCGGTACACCACCCTGGAATTTGTGGCGCCGCCCCGGTTTGCCGGCCATTCCAAGTTCAGCCTGCGGAAAATGCTCCGATTTGCCCTGGACGGAATTACGGCGTTTTCCCGGGTGCCCCTGCGTCTGGCTCTGTATGTGGGGTGCATTGCCGGGCTGGGCAGCATCCTGCTGATCGGTCATGTCATTTATGTGAAATATATCGTCCAGGATGCGGTGCCCGGGTGGACCACTTTGGCTGCAGCAGAGTTCTTCCTGGGAGGCGTGGAGCTGATCGGCATCGGTATTGTGGGGGAATATGTGGGCCGGATCTTCGATGAAGTGAAGCAGAGACCTTTGTATATTATTCGTGAACATATCGTGAAAAATGGTAACAGCCGATAG
- a CDS encoding Nif3-like dinuclear metal center hexameric protein, protein METEEMESKETTVTDICLFMNELAPVKYAESWDNPGLLLGHLAQHVHKIMVALDLSPEVAEQAIEQECDIIITHHPYYFSLPKTLAVTDTKMEVLYELIKHDIALYAAHTNLDAAKGGVNDVLAARLGLDEVTEIPRKDCPEQGLARIGVLDEPMALKDFAAKVRDDLGAEHLTYAGGDEPVYKVAVVGGSGADFMEDALAAGADTLVTGDLKYHVAQKALNLGLNVVDGTHQLTESPVVDKLEQVLQAWCEESGRHFAVIRAEEDRILQTV, encoded by the coding sequence GTGGAAACGGAAGAAATGGAAAGTAAGGAAACGACCGTAACCGACATCTGCCTGTTCATGAACGAACTGGCACCGGTGAAATATGCGGAAAGCTGGGACAATCCCGGCCTGCTGCTGGGACATCTGGCCCAGCATGTGCACAAGATCATGGTGGCGTTGGACCTGAGCCCGGAAGTGGCGGAACAGGCCATCGAACAGGAATGTGACATCATCATTACCCATCATCCCTATTATTTCAGCCTGCCCAAGACCCTGGCGGTAACGGATACCAAGATGGAAGTGCTCTATGAGCTGATCAAACACGACATCGCCCTGTATGCGGCCCACACCAACCTGGATGCGGCCAAAGGCGGGGTCAACGATGTACTGGCAGCCCGGCTGGGACTGGATGAAGTGACGGAGATCCCCCGGAAGGACTGCCCGGAACAGGGACTGGCCCGGATCGGGGTCCTGGATGAACCCATGGCCCTGAAGGATTTTGCCGCCAAGGTCCGGGATGACCTGGGAGCTGAACACCTGACCTACGCCGGCGGGGACGAACCGGTGTACAAAGTGGCCGTGGTGGGCGGCAGCGGTGCGGATTTCATGGAAGACGCCCTGGCCGCCGGAGCGGATACCCTGGTCACCGGGGATCTGAAATACCATGTGGCCCAGAAGGCGCTGAATCTGGGACTCAATGTGGTGGACGGCACCCATCAGCTGACGGAAAGCCCGGTGGTGGACAAGCTGGAACAGGTACTGCAGGCCTGGTGTGAAGAATCCGGCCGTCATTTTGCAGTGATCCGTGCGGAAGAAGACCGGATCCTCCAGACGGTATAA
- a CDS encoding HPr family phosphocarrier protein has translation MIQFTYTIQDPQGIHARPAGMLVKEAAKFQSKCSVAGNGKTGDLKRIFSLMGMGIKAGMELTVSVEGPDEKEAAAALEAFLKANL, from the coding sequence ATGATTCAATTTACGTATACCATCCAGGATCCCCAGGGCATCCATGCCCGTCCCGCCGGCATGCTGGTGAAGGAAGCCGCCAAATTCCAGTCCAAATGCAGTGTGGCCGGCAATGGCAAGACCGGCGACCTGAAACGGATTTTCTCCCTGATGGGCATGGGCATCAAGGCTGGCATGGAACTGACGGTTTCCGTGGAAGGCCCGGATGAAAAAGAAGCGGCTGCCGCCCTGGAAGCATTTCTGAAAGCCAATCTGTAA
- a CDS encoding metal-dependent transcriptional regulator has product MEHHETESTEMYLETILVLKNRLGLVRSIDIANEMGYSKPTISVAMKKFRAEGLVTVDDSGFVNLTETGRDIAEGIYERHQVLTHILMSLGVSREHAEHDACKIEHDICDETFEALKKEYVRLRAKK; this is encoded by the coding sequence ATGGAACACCATGAAACTGAATCGACAGAAATGTATCTGGAAACCATCCTGGTCCTGAAAAACCGGCTGGGGCTGGTCCGGTCCATCGACATTGCCAACGAAATGGGCTATTCCAAGCCCACCATCAGTGTGGCCATGAAGAAGTTCCGGGCAGAAGGCCTGGTCACCGTGGACGATTCCGGGTTCGTGAACCTGACGGAAACCGGCCGGGACATTGCGGAAGGAATCTACGAGCGGCACCAGGTGCTGACCCACATCCTCATGTCCCTGGGGGTGTCCCGGGAACACGCGGAACACGATGCCTGCAAGATCGAACACGATATCTGCGACGAAACCTTCGAGGCATTGAAAAAGGAATACGTCCGCCTGCGGGCGAAGAAGTGA
- a CDS encoding response regulator transcription factor, with the protein MNKQQTVLIADDEPQIREILSIYFKKEGFKVIEAADGAEALVQVQAGKPDIILLDIMMPVLDGLEVCKQVRKISDIPIIMLTAKDSDDDRILGLEIGADDYISKPFNTREVVARVKAVLRRTNASMSSQNKQVLEYPNLMINLSEYRVVAFGREITFTAKEMELLWCLASNPGIVFSRNQLLEKIWGYTYYGDTRTVDTHIKRVRHKLDIPPDSTWDIMTVWGVGYKFEVKK; encoded by the coding sequence ATGAACAAACAACAGACTGTATTGATCGCGGATGACGAACCGCAAATCCGTGAGATCTTAAGCATTTATTTCAAAAAAGAGGGATTCAAGGTCATTGAAGCGGCAGACGGTGCCGAGGCTCTGGTGCAGGTCCAGGCCGGGAAACCGGACATCATCCTGCTGGACATCATGATGCCGGTACTGGACGGGCTGGAAGTGTGCAAACAGGTCCGGAAGATCTCCGATATCCCCATCATCATGCTCACTGCCAAGGATTCCGATGACGACCGGATCCTGGGGCTGGAAATCGGAGCGGACGACTACATTTCCAAACCCTTCAACACCCGGGAAGTGGTGGCACGGGTCAAGGCCGTGCTCCGGCGGACCAATGCCTCCATGAGCAGCCAGAACAAGCAGGTGCTGGAATATCCCAACCTGATGATCAACCTGAGCGAATACCGGGTGGTGGCCTTCGGACGGGAAATCACCTTTACCGCCAAGGAAATGGAACTGCTCTGGTGCCTGGCCTCCAACCCGGGAATCGTGTTCAGCCGGAACCAGCTGCTGGAAAAAATCTGGGGCTATACCTATTACGGGGACACCCGCACCGTGGATACCCACATCAAACGGGTCCGGCACAAGCTGGATATTCCCCCTGATTCCACCTGGGACATTATGACGGTCTGGGGTGTAGGGTACAAGTTCGAGGTCAAAAAGTGA
- the trxA gene encoding thioredoxin: MEMMHIGSADAFDKLVQSGDKPVLVDFWATWCGPCRMLAPVIEELAGEHPEVQFAKLDVDQVPDVAMRFGVSAIPTVVLFKAGKEVQRFVGVEPKGAYEQALAAL; the protein is encoded by the coding sequence ATGGAAATGATGCATATCGGCAGTGCAGATGCTTTTGACAAACTGGTGCAGTCCGGGGACAAACCGGTACTGGTGGACTTCTGGGCCACCTGGTGCGGTCCCTGCCGGATGCTGGCACCGGTGATCGAAGAACTGGCCGGGGAACATCCGGAAGTCCAGTTCGCCAAGCTGGATGTGGATCAGGTACCGGATGTGGCCATGCGTTTTGGCGTGTCGGCCATTCCCACGGTGGTACTGTTCAAAGCCGGGAAGGAAGTCCAGCGCTTTGTAGGGGTCGAACCCAAAGGAGCGTATGAACAGGCTCTGGCAGCTCTGTAA
- the ptsP gene encoding phosphoenolpyruvate--protein phosphotransferase, whose amino-acid sequence MKVVQGKGASAGVAVGPILVKPVERQPEIHLDTCLDPQQELKRLQAAQQQVIQTLEGLKEKARQQVGEEEAGIFEVHQMMVQDPDLCDTIQGLIQEEHMTAEAAVREAGSQFAAMLEAMDDEYMQARGADVRAICGQLEDALSQGGRSWTELLTQPSIICADDLTPSETLQLDKSLILGFVTSGGSANSHTAILARTMKIPAIVHTEIALDEDWNGTLGALDGSTGNFWLDPEPQVLEQLKEKQLQHRAAEDALEQFRGRPTCTADGRTIALYGNIGQPEDIDLVLQNDGEGVGLFRSEFLYLGREDYPTEEELFEAYCTAAQELEGRKLIIRTLDIGADKKVGYFQLPEEENPALGFRAIRICLKRPEIFLTQLRAILRASAYGEVAVMFPMIISVEEVKAARALLEEAKAGLRAEGIPFDEKMEVGIMIETPAAALISDDLARYVDFFSIGTNDLVQYTLAVDRQNASLEELGKASHKAVLRLIDLTIRNGHAGGCWVGICGEAAADPELIPYFVAMGVDELSMSAGKILQTRKLISTLHGA is encoded by the coding sequence ATGAAGGTTGTACAAGGGAAGGGGGCTTCCGCCGGGGTGGCCGTGGGCCCGATCCTGGTGAAGCCGGTGGAACGGCAACCGGAAATCCACCTGGACACCTGTCTGGATCCCCAACAGGAACTGAAACGGCTCCAGGCTGCCCAGCAGCAGGTGATCCAGACCCTGGAAGGGTTGAAGGAAAAAGCCCGGCAGCAGGTGGGAGAAGAGGAAGCCGGCATTTTTGAAGTCCATCAGATGATGGTCCAGGATCCGGATCTTTGTGACACCATCCAGGGACTGATCCAGGAAGAGCACATGACGGCGGAAGCTGCTGTCCGGGAAGCAGGCAGCCAGTTTGCCGCCATGCTGGAAGCCATGGACGATGAATACATGCAGGCCCGGGGCGCCGATGTACGGGCCATCTGCGGCCAGCTGGAAGATGCCCTGTCCCAGGGCGGACGGAGCTGGACGGAACTTCTTACCCAGCCTTCCATCATCTGCGCCGATGACCTGACGCCCAGTGAAACCCTCCAGCTGGACAAATCCCTGATCCTGGGCTTTGTCACCAGCGGGGGCAGCGCCAATTCCCATACGGCCATCCTGGCCCGGACCATGAAGATTCCGGCCATCGTCCATACGGAAATCGCCCTGGACGAAGACTGGAACGGAACTCTGGGGGCCCTGGACGGCAGCACCGGGAATTTCTGGCTGGATCCGGAACCCCAGGTGCTGGAACAGCTGAAGGAAAAACAGCTGCAGCACCGGGCGGCGGAAGACGCCCTGGAACAGTTCCGGGGCAGACCCACCTGTACGGCGGACGGCCGGACCATTGCCCTGTACGGGAACATCGGCCAGCCGGAAGACATCGATCTGGTACTCCAGAATGACGGGGAAGGGGTGGGCCTGTTCCGCAGCGAATTCCTCTATCTGGGCCGGGAAGACTATCCCACGGAAGAGGAACTGTTTGAAGCCTACTGCACGGCGGCCCAGGAACTGGAAGGCCGGAAGCTGATCATCCGGACCCTGGACATCGGGGCGGACAAAAAAGTGGGCTATTTCCAGCTGCCGGAAGAGGAAAATCCGGCCTTGGGCTTTCGGGCCATCCGGATCTGCCTGAAACGGCCGGAAATCTTCCTGACCCAGTTGCGGGCCATTCTCCGGGCTTCTGCTTATGGGGAAGTGGCGGTGATGTTCCCCATGATCATTTCCGTGGAGGAAGTGAAGGCGGCCCGGGCTCTTCTGGAAGAAGCCAAAGCCGGTCTCCGGGCAGAAGGGATCCCCTTTGACGAAAAAATGGAAGTGGGGATCATGATCGAAACCCCGGCGGCAGCCCTGATCAGCGATGATCTGGCCCGGTATGTGGATTTCTTCAGCATCGGGACCAACGATCTGGTCCAGTATACCCTGGCGGTGGACCGGCAGAACGCCAGTCTGGAAGAACTGGGGAAAGCCAGCCACAAGGCGGTGCTCCGTCTCATCGACCTGACCATCCGGAACGGTCATGCCGGAGGCTGCTGGGTGGGCATCTGTGGCGAAGCGGCGGCAGATCCGGAACTGATACCGTATTTTGTGGCCATGGGTGTGGATGAACTGAGCATGTCCGCCGGGAAGATCCTCCAGACGCGGAAACTGATCAGCACCCTCCATGGGGCATGA
- a CDS encoding NlpC/P60 family protein — MLGVVLAAATTAAVALPAQNVFASFKPGQSGPEVAAIQEQLLMEGYDIGIPDGVYGARTVAAVKKYQASMGLAADGVIGNFTYKKLMGREMPTHRTLNTNRGYGSSYGYGSSTARELISTAYDYVGVPYVFGGTTPWGFDCSGYTQYVFRQMGIEIPRTADAQYYAFPKVSSSELEPGDLVFFETYEPGPSHCGIYIGNGQMLQAGSSTGVTVSNVFSGYWGARYIGAARVL, encoded by the coding sequence ATGCTTGGCGTAGTGCTGGCAGCGGCGACCACCGCAGCAGTGGCATTACCTGCGCAGAACGTATTTGCCAGTTTCAAACCAGGTCAGTCGGGACCGGAAGTGGCAGCCATCCAGGAACAGCTCCTGATGGAAGGCTATGACATCGGGATCCCTGACGGGGTCTATGGAGCCCGTACCGTGGCTGCGGTAAAGAAATACCAGGCCAGCATGGGGCTGGCGGCAGACGGGGTCATCGGGAACTTCACCTACAAAAAGCTCATGGGCAGAGAAATGCCCACCCACCGTACGCTGAACACCAACCGGGGATATGGCAGCAGCTATGGTTATGGCAGCAGTACGGCCAGAGAGCTGATCAGCACCGCTTACGATTATGTTGGGGTGCCTTATGTTTTCGGGGGGACCACCCCCTGGGGCTTTGACTGTTCCGGATACACCCAGTATGTATTCCGGCAGATGGGAATCGAAATTCCCCGGACAGCGGATGCCCAGTATTATGCTTTCCCGAAAGTTTCTTCCAGCGAGCTGGAACCGGGAGATCTGGTGTTTTTTGAAACTTATGAACCGGGCCCGTCCCACTGCGGCATTTACATCGGCAACGGTCAGATGCTGCAGGCCGGGAGCAGCACCGGTGTCACAGTATCCAATGTGTTCAGTGGATACTGGGGCGCAAGATATATCGGAGCGGCACGAGTCCTCTAA
- a CDS encoding C69 family dipeptidase, which yields MPCTTLLVGKNASYDGSTMMARNEDSPSGQFTSKKFIVVRPEDQPRHYKSVISKVEIDLPDNPLRYTAMPNAQATEGIWGEAGINAANVAMTETETITSNPRVLGADPLVPGGIGEEDLLTLVLPYIRSAREGVLRLGNLLEQYGTYEMNGIGFQDVNEIWWLESIGGHHWIAKRVPDDEAVVMPNQQGIDFLDLADALGPGKDNLCSRDLAEFIEKNHLDLTLAEDREGPVAEDTAFDCRSAFGSHDDADHTYNTPRAWYMLRCLIPFSVEWDGPEAPFQPEDDDLPWSVEPDRKVTVEDVKYILSSHYQGTPYDPYGHKGDGSLRGKYRPIGINRTNFLALTQLRPDLPEDRRAVEWIAEGCNVFNAFVPFYTNVEKTPEYLAVTDAEPDSNQFYWANRLIGTLADAHFGACANLIERYQNKVGARAHALLKEGDRGGAGEKVNRYLEERNEKMAAMAQEETRKLLGQVLYAASNGMKNGFARSDA from the coding sequence ATGCCTTGCACTACATTACTGGTGGGAAAAAATGCTTCTTATGACGGATCGACCATGATGGCCCGGAACGAAGATTCTCCTTCGGGACAGTTTACTTCCAAGAAATTCATTGTGGTCCGGCCGGAAGACCAGCCCCGGCATTACAAAAGTGTGATTTCAAAGGTGGAAATCGATCTGCCGGACAACCCTCTCCGGTATACGGCCATGCCCAATGCCCAGGCTACGGAAGGAATCTGGGGCGAAGCGGGGATCAATGCCGCCAACGTGGCCATGACGGAAACGGAGACCATTACGTCCAATCCCCGGGTGCTGGGGGCGGATCCCCTGGTGCCGGGGGGCATCGGGGAAGAAGATCTGCTGACCCTGGTGCTGCCCTATATCCGGTCTGCCCGGGAAGGGGTGCTGCGGCTGGGGAACCTGCTGGAACAGTACGGCACCTACGAGATGAACGGCATCGGATTTCAGGATGTCAATGAAATCTGGTGGCTGGAAAGCATCGGCGGCCATCACTGGATCGCCAAACGGGTGCCCGATGACGAGGCGGTGGTGATGCCCAACCAGCAGGGCATCGATTTCCTGGATCTGGCGGATGCCCTGGGTCCAGGGAAGGACAACCTGTGTTCCCGGGATCTGGCGGAATTTATTGAGAAAAACCATCTGGACCTGACCCTGGCGGAAGACCGGGAAGGACCGGTGGCGGAAGATACGGCCTTTGACTGCCGGTCTGCCTTTGGCAGCCATGACGATGCGGACCACACCTACAATACCCCCCGGGCCTGGTACATGCTCCGGTGCCTGATTCCCTTCAGTGTGGAATGGGATGGACCGGAGGCGCCGTTCCAGCCGGAAGATGATGATCTGCCCTGGTCCGTGGAGCCGGACCGGAAGGTGACGGTGGAAGATGTGAAGTACATCCTCAGCAGCCATTACCAGGGGACTCCCTATGATCCCTATGGTCACAAAGGGGACGGCAGCCTCCGGGGAAAATACCGGCCCATCGGCATCAACCGGACCAATTTCCTGGCGCTGACCCAGCTGCGGCCGGATCTGCCGGAAGACCGGCGGGCCGTGGAATGGATCGCTGAAGGGTGCAATGTGTTCAACGCCTTCGTACCTTTCTATACCAATGTGGAGAAAACCCCGGAGTATCTGGCGGTGACGGACGCAGAACCGGATTCCAACCAGTTCTACTGGGCCAACCGGCTGATCGGCACCCTGGCCGATGCCCATTTCGGAGCCTGCGCCAACCTGATCGAACGGTACCAGAACAAGGTGGGGGCCCGGGCCCACGCCCTGCTGAAAGAAGGAGACCGGGGCGGTGCCGGGGAGAAGGTGAACCGGTATCTGGAGGAACGGAACGAAAAAATGGCCGCCATGGCCCAGGAAGAAACCCGGAAGCTGCTGGGGCAGGTGCTCTACGCCGCCAGCAATGGGATGAAGAACGGATTTGCCCGGTCGGATGCGTGA
- a CDS encoding 3'-5' exoribonuclease YhaM family protein, whose product MIRDLQLGNAMEQPCLVRLQKVGTSSNGKPYAKGLLEDNSGCIPFICFEAGPIGRLRTMEAPTPYIIGGKVDVNKYSTTMAYQVIVQKVQAVTEEDDLSDLLPSGHIDLEKYKMEFQAFMGRIQDDGLRELVETLFSGSTLRQFLKNPAGMRLHHAYVGGLLHHTVCVTRLAVAMSGAIGGVDLDLVIAGALLHDLGKIREISSDLGFPYTTEGRLMGHISIGAMAVDRAARKIPELSPDKRERLLHIILSHHGDQDKGSPVVCVTKEAFIVHYADEVDSIMNQFHEKERSETWEYDKMLQRYLWKV is encoded by the coding sequence ATGATCCGAGATCTGCAGCTGGGGAATGCCATGGAACAGCCCTGTCTGGTCCGCCTCCAGAAAGTGGGGACCTCCTCCAACGGAAAGCCCTATGCCAAGGGCCTGCTGGAGGACAACAGCGGCTGCATTCCCTTTATCTGTTTTGAAGCTGGCCCCATCGGCCGGCTCCGGACCATGGAAGCCCCCACACCCTATATAATCGGGGGCAAGGTGGATGTGAACAAATATTCCACCACCATGGCCTACCAGGTGATCGTCCAGAAGGTCCAGGCGGTGACGGAAGAGGACGATTTGTCCGACCTGCTGCCCAGCGGCCACATCGATCTGGAAAAGTACAAGATGGAATTCCAGGCCTTTATGGGCCGGATCCAGGATGACGGGCTGCGGGAGCTGGTGGAAACCCTGTTTTCCGGGAGCACCCTCCGGCAGTTTTTGAAGAACCCGGCAGGGATGCGGCTGCACCATGCCTACGTGGGAGGTCTTCTCCACCATACGGTGTGTGTTACCCGTCTGGCGGTGGCCATGAGCGGAGCCATCGGAGGGGTGGATCTGGACCTGGTAATTGCCGGGGCCCTGCTCCATGATCTGGGGAAGATCCGGGAAATTTCTTCGGATCTGGGCTTTCCCTACACCACGGAAGGCCGGCTCATGGGGCATATTTCCATCGGAGCCATGGCGGTGGACCGGGCTGCCCGGAAAATCCCGGAACTGTCTCCTGACAAACGGGAACGGCTGCTCCACATCATCCTGAGCCATCATGGGGACCAGGACAAGGGATCTCCGGTGGTTTGCGTTACCAAAGAAGCCTTTATCGTCCATTATGCGGATGAAGTGGATTCCATTATGAATCAGTTCCACGAAAAAGAACGGAGCGAAACCTGGGAATACGACAAAATGTTACAGCGGTACCTGTGGAAGGTTTGA
- a CDS encoding ArsR/SmtB family transcription factor: MSADQLPHNHGENINYILKDLPENANFSAVSGLFSSLADANRIKLFWYLCHMEECVINLSALMHMSSPALSHHLKILRENGLITSRRAGKEMYYKATNTEEVRLLHHMIELLIDITCPEHEGERQ; the protein is encoded by the coding sequence ATGTCAGCAGACCAACTGCCCCACAATCATGGAGAAAACATCAACTATATCCTGAAAGATCTGCCGGAGAATGCCAATTTTTCTGCGGTTTCCGGGCTTTTCAGCAGCCTGGCGGATGCCAACCGGATCAAGCTGTTCTGGTATCTGTGCCATATGGAAGAATGTGTCATCAACCTGTCGGCCCTGATGCACATGAGCAGCCCGGCCCTGTCCCATCACCTGAAGATCCTCCGGGAAAACGGCCTGATCACCAGCCGCCGGGCCGGAAAAGAAATGTACTACAAAGCCACCAATACGGAAGAAGTCCGGCTGCTCCACCATATGATCGAACTCCTCATCGACATCACCTGCCCGGAGCATGAGGGAGAAAGACAGTGA
- a CDS encoding tRNA (adenine(22)-N(1))-methyltransferase, with protein sequence MHFGPRLEAVAALVPPCRTLADIGTDHAYLPVLLLQEGKINRAIAGDVVPGPCEAARHTVRQFHLENRITVRQGSGLTVLAPGEAETAVMAGMGAETMLQILAETPEVWQHPGFRHLVLQPMSDSARLRRWGQEHGWAVTREELVREGKRLYELLLLEPCPGWQYPGCCWEVGDDLLRRHHPLLPDFLAEKKKKIRMLLTQMDRSERARASRQYGEYETLWKQLEEMERGNGRNGK encoded by the coding sequence ATGCATTTTGGACCTCGATTGGAGGCGGTGGCGGCCCTGGTGCCGCCCTGCCGGACCCTGGCTGATATCGGGACGGACCATGCCTATCTGCCGGTGCTGCTGCTCCAGGAAGGAAAAATCAACAGGGCCATTGCCGGGGATGTGGTCCCCGGTCCCTGTGAGGCGGCCCGGCACACGGTACGGCAGTTCCATCTGGAAAACCGGATCACCGTGCGTCAGGGCAGCGGGCTGACAGTACTGGCCCCGGGAGAGGCGGAAACGGCTGTGATGGCCGGAATGGGAGCAGAAACCATGCTCCAGATTCTGGCAGAAACCCCGGAGGTATGGCAGCATCCCGGATTCCGGCATCTGGTGCTCCAGCCCATGAGCGATTCCGCCCGGCTCCGCCGCTGGGGCCAGGAGCATGGCTGGGCGGTGACCCGGGAAGAACTGGTCCGGGAAGGGAAACGGTTGTACGAACTGCTGCTGCTGGAACCCTGTCCCGGCTGGCAGTATCCCGGCTGCTGCTGGGAAGTGGGGGACGACCTGCTCCGCCGGCATCACCCGCTGCTGCCGGATTTCCTGGCGGAAAAGAAAAAGAAAATCCGGATGCTGCTGACCCAGATGGACCGGAGCGAACGGGCCCGGGCCAGCCGGCAGTATGGAGAATATGAGACTCTGTGGAAACAACTGGAGGAAATGGAACGTGGAAACGGAAGAAATGGAAAGTAA